The genomic window GCCTCCGCCGCTTCGAGCACGTCGCGGGCGTGATTCTCCCAACCGTACGTACCGGGCTCGGTGACCTCGCTCCGACCGCGGCCGCGAAGGTCGAACGCTACGAGGCTTCGCCCCTCGCGCTCGAATCGTTCTCCCAGACGTTCGAAAACCCGCGAGTTGGACGAAAGACCGGGAACGCAGAGCGCCGTTACGCCGGAGGAATCACCGAAGCGCCGCGCGCGCAAACGGCCGCGCAGCAGCTCTAGGTCGAAGTCTTGCGCCATAACGATAGCACTCCTCCGGCAATGCCTTGCCGGAACGCGAGGATGCACACGACGAACACCAACCCCATGACGAGATCGGTCTCTTGACCGATCGCAGTTGCCGAGACGAAGTAGTTGATGATTTCGTACACGCCTGCGCCGATCGCGGGACCGACGATCGTGCCGCTGCCGCCGAGCACGGTCATCATCACCACCGCCCCCGAGGTGTGCCAGTCGATCATTTCCAGACCCGCGAGGCGGTTGCTGAGCGCATAGAGTCCGCCGGCGAGGCCCGAAAGCGCGCCGGCGATCGTGAACGCCGCCAGCTTGTAGCGGTTAACCCGGTATCCAAGCGCGATCGCGCGCGTCTCGTTCTGCCGGATGGCGCCGAGTACGGTGCCGAACGGCGAATTGGTCAAGCGAACCACGAGCCAAAAGCAGATTGCGACGACGGCGAAGACGATGAAGTAGAAAGCCACATCGTTTGAGACGTGCGCGCCGAAGAGGGTACCGCGCGTGTCCATCGGAAGGCCGTTTTCGCCGCCGGTGAAGCTCGATAGATTGATCGCGGCGAAGTATTCGATTTGCGCGATGCCGAGCGTGATCATCGCAAAGTAGATGCCCGAGCGGCGAACGACGATCAGCCCGACGATACCGGCGAGCAGCGTCGCGTAGAGCACCGCCGCCGCGATCGCGAGCGCGGAGTCGACGTGAAAACGCTGCACCAGGATCGCCGTCGTGTAGGCGGAGCCGCCCCAGAACATCGCTTGGCCGAACGAGAGCAGTCCGGCGAAACCGAAGAGCAGGTCGAGCGCCAGCGCGAAGAGTGCGAAACACAGAATATCCATCGCTACGACAGGGTAAATCAATCGCGGAAGCACGAGCCCGGCGAGCGCCACCAGGATGAAGAGGACGTTGCGAGGGCTCACCGGGTGCTCTCCGGGCGGCCCAAGAGGCCCGAAGGCCGCAGCCAGATCACGATGACCATGACGATGAAGATCAGCGTGGTCGCGATCGGCGGATAGTAGACCGCGCCGATCGCCTGCAGTAGTCCGAGTAAGAATCCCGCGATGATCGAGCCGGTGATCGAACCCAGCCCGCCGATGACCACGATCGCGAAGGTATAAATGATGATGTCGTCACCCATCGTCGGAAGGACGTTGGTCGTCGGCGCGGCCAGCACGCCGGCGAGCGCGGCGATTGCGACGCCGATGCCGAACGTGACCGTCACCAGACGCGGCGTGTTTACTCCGAACGCGCGTACCAGCACCGGATTTTCGATCGCCGCGCGGATGCGCGCGCCGAGGAGGCTGCGATCGACGACGAGCCACGCAACGACGCAGACGGCCAGCGAGACCGAGATGACGAACAGCTTGTACGTCGGAAAGATCGTGAAACCCAGATTGGTCGCGCCCGAGAGCGCGCCGGGCATGGAATAGGGCGAGCCCAGCGTTCCCGCGAGCAGCGTCATCACGTTGACGATCACGAGCGTCAGTGCGAAGGTGAGGAGCAGCCCGTAGATCGGATCGCTGCGGGCGATGCGCCGCAGGATGAGCCATTCGAGCAGCATGCCGAGAATGCCGACCGCGATCGGCACGACGATCAGCGCGGCGAAAAACGGTAGACCGAGAAGCTGCGCGCCGTAATAGGCGCCGAACGCGCCCAGCATGTACATCGCGCCGTGCGCAAAGTTGATGATTCGCAGGGTCCCGAAAATGATCGAGAGCCCGAGGGCGAGCAGCGCGTAATACGCGCCGCTCGCCAGGCCGTTGAAGGTCTGAGCCGCAATGTAATCGAGGCTCATCGATCCCGGTCGACGTGCCGGGCTACCACGTCTTGGCGCAACCTTCCGTCGCGGGATTGGGGAACGCCTCGCTGCCGGGAATCGTTCCGATGATCTTCAGCCACGCGTTCTTTTCCTTGTATTGCGAAGGCGCCAGCACTTCGTACAGGTAGAAGTTGTGCAACACCTGATGATCGGCGGTGCGGAACTCGCCGTTGACGGCGTACATGTCGTTGAACTTGTGCCCGTCGAGATAGCCTACGACCTTGTCGGCGTCCGTCGAGCCGACCGCCTTGACCGCCTTGAGCCACTGCAGCGTGGCGGAATAGTCGGCGGCCTGGATCGAATCCGGCGGGTTGTCTCCGCCCATCTTTGCTTCCCACCGCCTGGCCCACGCCGCCGCTTGCGGCGTCTGGTCCCAATACCACGAATCGGCGAACTTCAGGCCGGTCCAGAGGTTGGGATCGGTGTTGACCTGCGAGGTGAAGAAGAGGCCGGCGATGATTTTCATCGACTTGTCGAGGCCGAACTCTTTGGCGGCTTTCATGCTGTTGACCGTATCGGCGCCGGCGTTGAGCAACGCGAGTACTTTCGCGCCCGAGTTCTTCGCGGCGAGCATGTACGACGAGAAGTCGGTGGTGCCGAGCGGCATGAAGTCGATCTTCACGAACTTTCCACCGTACGGTTGGATCGCGTTGGTAAACTCCTCGGCCATCGAGTGACCGAATGCGTAGTCGGGTGCGACCCCGTACCAGAGCTTGTCGCCGCCCTTGACGATTGGGATCGCCTCGGCATGCGCGAGCGCATAGGTGTCGTAGGCGTACATGTAGGTATACTTGTTACAGAATTTACCGGTGATGTCTTTGTCGGCGGCGCCGGTGACGATCACCAGTTTGTGCATCTCTTTCCCGACCGACGAAACGGCGAGCGCCGTCGCCGAGTTGGTAAGGTCGACGGCGAGGTCCGCGCCGTTGCTGAACTCCTGGCGCGCCTTGGCGTCGGCGACCGTGGCGGAATCGCGATGATCGACCGCATCGACGACGATCGAACGTCCGAGCACCTTACCGCCGAAATCATCGACGGCCATCTGCACCGCGGTAACCGATCCCTTGCCCGCAAGGCTCGAATAGACGCCGCTCATGTCGGTGATGACGGCGATATGGATAGGAGCGCTATCGGCGCTGACCGGCGCCGCCGGATATACTCCGGAGAGCAGCACCGCGATCGCGCAGATGCTGGACATCAATCGTATGGTCCTCATGGTTTATTGCCTCCAAGAATAGTGCGCTTTGATGAAGATGAGAGCCGGCGGACGGCTCCCGCAAGGCCTCCCGGAACGAAAAGGACGAGCAGAACGAACAGGACACCGAGGATGAAGAGCGGCTGCGAGAGTGGGACACGCAGCACCGGTGGGAGGGATTGGACACCGCTCGCGCTCGAGAGCACGACGAGACGGAAGTCCAAATACTCGTAGACGATTCCGCCGAGCACGGCACCCCAAAGCGTGCCGACTCCGCCCAGTACCACCATAACGAGCAGGGTCAACGTGAAGTTCGCCGTCGTGACGTCGGGCGCCGCTCCGCCTTCGAGGAACACGTAGACGATGCCGGCCAGCGAGGCCAGCAGCGCGGAAGCGACGAACGCGCCGAGTTTGAACAGATAGGGATTGAGCCCGACGGTTGCCGCGCGCGTTTCGTTTTCACGAATCGCCTGCCACGCGCGTCCCGGCCGCGACGAGATTAGCCAGGCCGCCGCCGCGTAGGTGAAGATCAGCAAAGCCAGCGCCAGCCAATAGAGATTTCGCGTGTTCGCGACCCCGGAGAAAGGCGCCGGAAGGACGCTTGCCGCCAGCGCCAGGCCCTCCTCACCGCCGGTTAGATTGTAGGGGTTGAGCATTACGACGATCGAGCCGGCTTGGGCGAAGGCGAGCGTCACCATCGCGAACGCAATGCCGTGCGTACGCAAACAGACGGCGCCGATGATCGCCGGAAGCACGATCGCCATCAGGATCACGAACGCGAGCGCGCCGGCTAAACCCCAGTGCCAGCGCGTGAGCGCGATCGCGGTGCCGTAGACCCCGATCGCAAAGTAGAGCGCGTGTCCGAACGAGAGCAACCCGGTGTATCCGAAGATGACGTCGTACGAGAGCGCCAGCGCGCCGAAGATGAAGCATCCCGCCAGAAGCGTCATCGAACCCGGCGAGCGCAGGGCCTCGCCGAAGAGCGGCGGCAACGGAATGCCGATGAACGGCACCAGGGCCAGCACGGCGATCAGCACGAGAACGAGCCCGGCGCGCACGGAGAGCTTCACGATTCGTACGCTCGCTGCGGACGCAGCAAGAGGGCGAGCGCGAGCAGCAGCACCACCGAAAAATCTCCTACGCCCGGGGCGGAGTAAAAGTTGAGGAACTGCTGCAGGAGCGCAACGCCGGCGGCCGCGATTGCGGTCCCGCTCATCGAACCCAAACGTCCGACGACGACGACGATGAACGCGAAAATCAGCATCGAGGTTCCACGTTCGGGATCGATGAAACCGAAGTAGGTAGCCGCCAGATATCCGGCCAAGCCCGCGGCAATACCGCCGATTGTAAAGACGATCGTGAACGCGCGCCCTACGTCGATGCCGAGTGCCTGCACCATCGAACGGTTTTCGACGCCGGCGCGAACGATGAGCCCGTACCGCGTGCGCCGCAGAAACACGAGCAATAGCGCCAAGACGACGAGCGCGACGGCCGTCGAGAACAAGTTGGTATTCGGAATCGACGCGCCAAGAATCGTCGTGGTATTCGACATCCAGGTCGGCATGTTCAGCTGGACCGCGGTTCCGCCGAAAATCCCGATCATCAGCGCGACCAGCGCGAGCGCCGCACCGACGGTAACCAGGACCTGGCCGATCGGCCGCGCGTAAAGCGGACGAATCAACAGCACCTCGAGCAAAAATGCGAGCGCCCCGCCGCACAGCGTCGCCGCGATCAAGCCCGCGGCCCAAGCGACGCCGGCATCGCTGCCCGCGTTCGACGCGACCACCCATCCGGCGTACGCGGCGACCGTGAAGATCGCTCCGTGCGCGAAGTTGAGCACGCGCATCAGCCCCCAGATCAGCGAGAGCCCGGAAGCAACCAAAAAATAGAGGCTCCCCAGGCCTAGGCCCGTGATCACCAGCAATGCGATCGTGCTCATCACGCGCGCCCTTTCGCCAATCCCAAATGGGTGCGCGCAAGATCGGGATTCTCGATCAACTCCGCGACCGAACCGCGGTATCCGACGCGCCCTTGATCGAGCACGATCGCGCGTTTCGCCAGCCGGTTCGCGACGGGAAGATTCTGTTCGACCAGCAGCATGGTGACGAGCGAGGCGGCTCGTTCGAGCGAATCGACGACGTTGCGCAGCATGAGCGGCGAGAGACCTTTGGTGGGTTCGTCGACGAGCAGAATGCGGTTGTCGCGATTGAGCAGGACGCGGGCGATCGCAAGCATCTGTTGCTGACCGCCGGAGAGCGTGCCGGCTCGCTGCCGCGCCCGCGTCTTCATTTCCGGAAAGAGCTCGTAAACGACGTCGTATTGCAGCTGACGCGCACCGCGCTCGGCCAAGCGAAGATTCTCCTCGACGGTCAATTCGGAAAAGACCTCGCGGTCCTCGGGAACGTAGGCAACGCCCAGGTTGACGATACGATCGGTGCGCATGCGCTCGATCGGCGTTCCCGCCAAAGAGACGCGGCCCGTGCGGCGCAGCATCCCGAGGATGCCCTTCAGCGTGGTCGTTTTTCCGGCGCCGTTCCGGCCGAGCAGCGCGGTAACGCCGCCTTCTTCGATCTCGCAGGAAACGCCGTGAAGGACGTGCGACTCGCCGATCCACACGTTGAGATCGCGCAATTCGAGCAGCGGCCTGTCCTGAGCTTGTCGAAGGGCGCTCACAACGGATCTCCGAGATACGCCGACTGCACGGTTTCGTTCGCGATGATCCGGTCGGGCGTGTCAATCGCGAGCAGTGCGCCGTGGTGCATCACCGCCATACGATCCGCCAGACCCTCGATCAAATCGAGACGATGCTCGACCATCACGACCGTCGAACCCCCTTCGCGGTGCATGCGCCGGAGCAGCGCGACGATCTCGGGTACGTCTTCGACGGCCATACCCGCGGTCGGTTCGTCGAGCAACACCACATTTGCGTCGGTGGCGATCAGAATCGCGAGATCGAGTTTGCGTTTCTCGCCGTGCGAGAGCGACCCGGCCGCAAGCCCGGCACGCTCCTCCAGCCCTACTTCGCGCAGCGCCGCGTGCGCGCGTTCGATCGCGTCCGAATCGCGAGCTGCGCGCCGCCACGCCTCTCCCGATCCGCCCAAATGCGCTTGCGCCGCGATTTGCACGTTCTCGAGTACGCGTAGGTTGGCGAAGACGCTCGAGGTCTGAAAGGTGCGTCCCAAGCCAAGGCGCGCGCGTGCGTAACTGGGCGCACGCGTCACGTCCATGCCGCCCAAGCGCACCTGCCCCGAGGTCGGCGCAGCCAGGCCCGAAAGCAGGTTCAAGAGCGTCGTCTTACCGGCGCCGTTCGGACCGATGACAACGAGAAACTCGCCCTCCGGAACGGAGAGCGAGACCTCGTCGACGATGGGGACCGAACCGATGCGTAGCGTCAGAGCGTGCGTCTCGATTGCCGGAGGGGATTGCAACCCGCCTCCCCGCTAGTGGAACGGATGAACCGGCGGCGCGACCGTTTGCGGTGTGAGCGTGCGCAGCATGACCGGATGAGCCTTCATTCCGGTTCCAACCAGCTTCACGATGAACATCGGCTGCAGCATCGCGTGATCGGCGCTGCGGATCTGTTCCTCCCCTTTGGGTGCCATGAACTTCCAGCCTTCGAGCGAGGAGATCATCTTGCTCACGTCCTGATCGCCGCTGGCTTGCACCGCATGCACGATCATTTCCGCCGCGACGAAACCATCGGCGTCGAAGAGATCGGGAACCTTCCCTTGCTTCTTCAAATAGTCGATCATGAAGTCGTTGGCGGGATTGTGGCAGCACTGATAGACGTAGAGCGAGATGAAAAATATCTTCGAGGCTTCACTGCCGAAATACGGATAGGTCGCGATCTGCGGAAGGCCGGTCACGATTTTCGTATGGTCGGCAGCACCGCTGTCTTCGAGCGATTTGAAGAGTGCGCCGCCGGTGACGCCGGCCCATGCCACGAAGAGCAGGTCGGGCTTCGCGTCGATCACTTTTTGCGCGAACGGCGAGAAGTCGTTGGCCGAGAGCGGAACGAGCAGTCCGTTCACGGTCGCGCCTTCCGCGCCCAGAACCGCGCGAGCGGCCGCGACGTTGGCTTGCCCGAAGGCCGAATCTTGCGCCAGCACGAGCACGGACTTGCCGCGC from Candidatus Baltobacteraceae bacterium includes these protein-coding regions:
- a CDS encoding branched-chain amino acid ABC transporter permease; this encodes MSPRNVLFILVALAGLVLPRLIYPVVAMDILCFALFALALDLLFGFAGLLSFGQAMFWGGSAYTTAILVQRFHVDSALAIAAAVLYATLLAGIVGLIVVRRSGIYFAMITLGIAQIEYFAAINLSSFTGGENGLPMDTRGTLFGAHVSNDVAFYFIVFAVVAICFWLVVRLTNSPFGTVLGAIRQNETRAIALGYRVNRYKLAAFTIAGALSGLAGGLYALSNRLAGLEMIDWHTSGAVVMMTVLGGSGTIVGPAIGAGVYEIINYFVSATAIGQETDLVMGLVFVVCILAFRQGIAGGVLSLWRKTST
- a CDS encoding branched-chain amino acid ABC transporter permease; amino-acid sequence: MSLDYIAAQTFNGLASGAYYALLALGLSIIFGTLRIINFAHGAMYMLGAFGAYYGAQLLGLPFFAALIVVPIAVGILGMLLEWLILRRIARSDPIYGLLLTFALTLVIVNVMTLLAGTLGSPYSMPGALSGATNLGFTIFPTYKLFVISVSLAVCVVAWLVVDRSLLGARIRAAIENPVLVRAFGVNTPRLVTVTFGIGVAIAALAGVLAAPTTNVLPTMGDDIIIYTFAIVVIGGLGSITGSIIAGFLLGLLQAIGAVYYPPIATTLIFIVMVIVIWLRPSGLLGRPESTR
- a CDS encoding ABC transporter substrate-binding protein, translated to MRTIRLMSSICAIAVLLSGVYPAAPVSADSAPIHIAVITDMSGVYSSLAGKGSVTAVQMAVDDFGGKVLGRSIVVDAVDHRDSATVADAKARQEFSNGADLAVDLTNSATALAVSSVGKEMHKLVIVTGAADKDITGKFCNKYTYMYAYDTYALAHAEAIPIVKGGDKLWYGVAPDYAFGHSMAEEFTNAIQPYGGKFVKIDFMPLGTTDFSSYMLAAKNSGAKVLALLNAGADTVNSMKAAKEFGLDKSMKIIAGLFFTSQVNTDPNLWTGLKFADSWYWDQTPQAAAWARRWEAKMGGDNPPDSIQAADYSATLQWLKAVKAVGSTDADKVVGYLDGHKFNDMYAVNGEFRTADHQVLHNFYLYEVLAPSQYKEKNAWLKIIGTIPGSEAFPNPATEGCAKTW
- a CDS encoding branched-chain amino acid ABC transporter permease encodes the protein MKLSVRAGLVLVLIAVLALVPFIGIPLPPLFGEALRSPGSMTLLAGCFIFGALALSYDVIFGYTGLLSFGHALYFAIGVYGTAIALTRWHWGLAGALAFVILMAIVLPAIIGAVCLRTHGIAFAMVTLAFAQAGSIVVMLNPYNLTGGEEGLALAASVLPAPFSGVANTRNLYWLALALLIFTYAAAAWLISSRPGRAWQAIRENETRAATVGLNPYLFKLGAFVASALLASLAGIVYVFLEGGAAPDVTTANFTLTLLVMVVLGGVGTLWGAVLGGIVYEYLDFRLVVLSSASGVQSLPPVLRVPLSQPLFILGVLFVLLVLFVPGGLAGAVRRLSSSSKRTILGGNKP
- a CDS encoding branched-chain amino acid ABC transporter permease, with protein sequence MSTIALLVITGLGLGSLYFLVASGLSLIWGLMRVLNFAHGAIFTVAAYAGWVVASNAGSDAGVAWAAGLIAATLCGGALAFLLEVLLIRPLYARPIGQVLVTVGAALALVALMIGIFGGTAVQLNMPTWMSNTTTILGASIPNTNLFSTAVALVVLALLLVFLRRTRYGLIVRAGVENRSMVQALGIDVGRAFTIVFTIGGIAAGLAGYLAATYFGFIDPERGTSMLIFAFIVVVVGRLGSMSGTAIAAAGVALLQQFLNFYSAPGVGDFSVVLLLALALLLRPQRAYES
- a CDS encoding ABC transporter ATP-binding protein — its product is MSALRQAQDRPLLELRDLNVWIGESHVLHGVSCEIEEGGVTALLGRNGAGKTTTLKGILGMLRRTGRVSLAGTPIERMRTDRIVNLGVAYVPEDREVFSELTVEENLRLAERGARQLQYDVVYELFPEMKTRARQRAGTLSGGQQQMLAIARVLLNRDNRILLVDEPTKGLSPLMLRNVVDSLERAASLVTMLLVEQNLPVANRLAKRAIVLDQGRVGYRGSVAELIENPDLARTHLGLAKGRA
- a CDS encoding ABC transporter ATP-binding protein translates to MQSPPAIETHALTLRIGSVPIVDEVSLSVPEGEFLVVIGPNGAGKTTLLNLLSGLAAPTSGQVRLGGMDVTRAPSYARARLGLGRTFQTSSVFANLRVLENVQIAAQAHLGGSGEAWRRAARDSDAIERAHAALREVGLEERAGLAAGSLSHGEKRKLDLAILIATDANVVLLDEPTAGMAVEDVPEIVALLRRMHREGGSTVVMVEHRLDLIEGLADRMAVMHHGALLAIDTPDRIIANETVQSAYLGDPL
- a CDS encoding substrate-binding domain-containing protein, giving the protein MNTHRIVRGAGCCAFALSLVYTGGFAAAASPVNVGIINSTTGLLGVYGQEYDDGFKAGLAYATHGTGAVNGHQIVVSYNDDAGDGAKAVATAKDLIGQGTKIIAGTVWSGIALQMAPLAQENNILYISGPAAVDGVSGANRNTFRSGRQTYQDVLSVGTVLGTNLRGKSVLVLAQDSAFGQANVAAARAVLGAEGATVNGLLVPLSANDFSPFAQKVIDAKPDLLFVAWAGVTGGALFKSLEDSGAADHTKIVTGLPQIATYPYFGSEASKIFFISLYVYQCCHNPANDFMIDYLKKQGKVPDLFDADGFVAAEMIVHAVQASGDQDVSKMISSLEGWKFMAPKGEEQIRSADHAMLQPMFIVKLVGTGMKAHPVMLRTLTPQTVAPPVHPFH